One segment of Pseudobythopirellula maris DNA contains the following:
- the sthA gene encoding Si-specific NAD(P)(+) transhydrogenase translates to MKHYDVLVIGTGPAGQKGAIQAAKLGKKVAIVEKNPVLGGAQINTGTIPSKALREAAIMLTGADRRSLLGSDYRPKRDVTIADLVAFSQQIIRHEWELIRAQFDRNHVDLIWGRAEFAGPNEVHIHTPEGEIDHVTADSFLVAVGTRPAKPDHIPFNGTSILTSDELLHLDHIPKTMIVVGGGVIGSEYACIMATLGVRVTLVEGRHQVLGFLDQEIGGAFQYFMRQKGITLRCGEKVESIEEVQDEGDSGSRTLVQAKLESGKKLRAEVLLYSVGRQGVCGKLGLDTVGVEFDDRERLHVNDHYQTNQPHVYAAGDVIGFPALASTSMEQGRRAVCHALGVCDVRNFNTELFPFGIYSVPEISMVGKTEEELTDEGIPYESGIAHYREIARAKLIGDELGMMKMLIHQETHEILGIHIIGAEATELVHIGQAVMALGGPAEFFIDNVFNFPTLAECYKVAAYNGLNKLNHV, encoded by the coding sequence ATGAAGCATTACGACGTCCTGGTCATCGGCACCGGACCCGCCGGCCAGAAGGGCGCCATCCAGGCGGCCAAGCTGGGTAAGAAGGTCGCCATCGTCGAGAAGAACCCGGTTTTGGGCGGAGCCCAGATCAACACCGGCACGATCCCGAGCAAGGCGCTGCGCGAGGCGGCGATCATGCTCACGGGGGCCGACCGCCGCTCGCTGCTCGGCTCCGACTACCGCCCCAAACGCGACGTTACGATCGCCGACCTCGTGGCGTTCTCGCAGCAGATCATCCGCCACGAGTGGGAGCTGATCCGCGCCCAGTTCGACCGCAACCACGTCGACCTGATCTGGGGCCGGGCCGAGTTCGCGGGCCCGAACGAGGTGCACATCCACACGCCCGAAGGCGAGATCGACCACGTCACGGCCGACAGCTTCCTGGTGGCCGTGGGCACCCGGCCGGCCAAGCCAGACCACATCCCGTTCAACGGCACGAGCATCCTCACCAGCGATGAGCTGCTGCACCTCGACCACATCCCCAAGACAATGATCGTGGTGGGCGGCGGCGTGATCGGCTCAGAGTACGCCTGCATCATGGCGACGCTCGGCGTGCGTGTGACGCTCGTCGAAGGGCGCCATCAGGTGCTCGGTTTCCTCGACCAAGAGATCGGCGGCGCGTTCCAGTACTTCATGCGTCAGAAGGGCATCACGCTCCGCTGCGGCGAAAAGGTCGAGTCGATCGAAGAGGTCCAAGACGAAGGCGACAGCGGCTCCCGCACCCTCGTGCAGGCCAAGCTCGAGAGCGGCAAGAAGCTACGCGCCGAGGTGCTGCTCTACTCGGTCGGCCGCCAAGGCGTGTGCGGCAAGCTGGGGCTCGACACGGTCGGCGTCGAGTTCGACGACCGCGAGCGGCTGCACGTGAACGACCATTACCAGACCAATCAGCCGCACGTTTACGCCGCCGGCGACGTGATCGGCTTCCCGGCGCTCGCCTCCACGAGCATGGAGCAGGGCCGCCGCGCCGTCTGCCACGCCCTGGGCGTGTGCGACGTGCGCAACTTCAACACCGAGCTCTTCCCCTTCGGCATCTACTCCGTGCCGGAGATCTCGATGGTCGGCAAGACCGAGGAGGAGCTCACCGACGAGGGCATTCCCTACGAGTCGGGCATCGCCCACTACCGCGAGATCGCCCGCGCCAAGCTGATCGGCGACGAGCTTGGCATGATGAAGATGCTGATCCACCAGGAGACGCACGAGATCCTCGGAATCCACATCATCGGCGCCGAGGCGACCGAGCTGGTGCACATCGGCCAGGCGGTGATGGCGCTGGGTGGGCCCGCCGAGTTTTTCATCGACAACGTGTTCAACTTCCCGACGCTCGCCGAGTGCTACAAAGTGGCGGCGTACAACGGGCTTAACAAGCTGAACCACGTGTGA
- a CDS encoding DCC1-like thiol-disulfide oxidoreductase family protein produces MAPPFEGETAGGAGHANTSARRPIRRWQWIVVGLVGMAWLVSAVVALIVLPKLLLDAYDGESYSWLNDRVAAHARAAEGTGLPTRDREWYVGAGERYGYRALLHATSGLLVVLLVTFSQTVWRRVKGFLFYPDYSFNLGVLRAAVFAMMLYSLTHHPIAAVAAVPNELYEWPFLSKLFLSAVPIGPGFVAWALPLAKISSFVAAIGLFTRVSAPVAVVLSFCLLGISNLTGKVNHDHHVLLLAMIMACSRCADGFSLDALRRRLGASEVARPANEPQVTYGLPIRMTMVLIATCYFFPGYWKAAVGPGWVTDGAMRNVALGIWFQREYFEPLVRIDLYDLLGIGGALSAILFELGFLPALLFRWPRYLFAVVGFTFHNLTNAILGIAFWPLQAMYVAFVNWWWLLGWLGEKIGPSRLTIYFDGNCRLCRHTINLLLELDWLRCLEVRNTLQLEKSDPIYATADEQALLTDMHGAHYEEGALQTAVGYDVYRWIAWRIPLLWPLAPLMYLPPVSIVGRKIYRRVADSRACRVPSPVSPAEAPAKNGPLLWREVPLCVLFVLIMMGMFSTGFTRKVFSWPVACYPTFDAIGSPYIEWPTFWAVSPNGERRELDDDPIRDAYGSARFVEVLRRFVDRNEPDDRLRQALSVFVGLWKESGDLDTDSPPEAIEVVLARYHLTGPRRPKEPESTENRFLIKWNAITP; encoded by the coding sequence ATGGCACCCCCGTTCGAAGGCGAAACCGCAGGTGGCGCCGGCCACGCGAACACTTCCGCACGACGGCCCATCCGGCGATGGCAGTGGATCGTGGTGGGGCTGGTCGGAATGGCTTGGTTGGTCTCCGCTGTAGTGGCATTGATTGTGCTGCCTAAACTGTTGCTCGACGCCTACGACGGGGAGTCATACTCCTGGCTTAATGACCGCGTTGCCGCCCACGCCCGAGCCGCGGAGGGCACCGGTTTGCCGACTCGCGATCGCGAGTGGTACGTTGGCGCCGGAGAACGCTACGGGTATCGAGCCCTGTTACACGCTACGAGTGGACTGTTGGTGGTTCTGCTGGTGACCTTCTCCCAGACCGTTTGGCGACGAGTGAAGGGCTTTCTCTTCTACCCCGATTACTCCTTCAACCTCGGCGTGCTACGAGCGGCGGTTTTCGCAATGATGCTTTATTCGTTAACGCATCATCCGATTGCCGCGGTAGCCGCAGTACCGAATGAGTTGTACGAATGGCCCTTCTTGAGCAAATTATTCTTGTCGGCGGTGCCGATTGGACCGGGTTTTGTCGCGTGGGCGTTGCCGTTGGCGAAGATTTCGTCATTCGTCGCCGCGATAGGTCTTTTCACGCGTGTCAGCGCCCCTGTCGCCGTGGTGCTATCTTTCTGCCTGCTTGGAATCAGCAACCTGACTGGCAAAGTGAACCACGACCACCACGTGCTGCTGCTGGCTATGATTATGGCCTGCTCGCGGTGCGCAGATGGTTTCTCGCTCGATGCTCTACGGCGAAGGCTCGGTGCGTCCGAGGTGGCACGTCCGGCCAATGAGCCACAAGTCACATACGGCTTGCCAATTCGCATGACAATGGTGTTGATCGCGACTTGCTACTTCTTTCCGGGCTATTGGAAAGCCGCGGTGGGCCCGGGCTGGGTGACCGACGGGGCGATGCGGAACGTAGCGCTCGGCATCTGGTTCCAACGCGAGTACTTCGAGCCGCTTGTGCGTATCGATTTGTACGACCTGCTCGGCATAGGCGGAGCCTTGTCGGCGATTCTGTTCGAGCTCGGGTTCTTGCCGGCATTGCTCTTTCGTTGGCCACGTTACCTTTTTGCGGTCGTAGGGTTCACGTTCCACAACCTGACCAACGCGATTCTTGGCATTGCGTTCTGGCCATTACAAGCAATGTACGTGGCATTCGTCAATTGGTGGTGGCTGCTCGGTTGGCTCGGAGAGAAGATTGGCCCGAGTCGCCTTACAATCTACTTCGACGGCAATTGCAGGCTGTGCCGTCACACGATTAACTTGTTATTGGAGCTTGATTGGCTGCGCTGCCTCGAAGTTCGAAACACGCTGCAGCTAGAAAAGAGCGATCCGATCTATGCCACCGCTGACGAGCAAGCCCTTCTGACCGACATGCACGGTGCCCACTACGAGGAAGGTGCGCTGCAAACGGCTGTCGGCTACGATGTCTACCGCTGGATCGCTTGGCGAATTCCGCTGTTGTGGCCTCTGGCGCCACTGATGTACTTGCCACCCGTTTCTATCGTGGGGCGGAAGATTTATCGTAGGGTAGCCGACAGCCGAGCATGCCGGGTTCCATCACCCGTCTCACCAGCTGAAGCTCCCGCGAAGAACGGCCCGCTGTTGTGGCGAGAGGTGCCGCTTTGCGTCTTGTTTGTACTGATCATGATGGGGATGTTTTCCACCGGCTTCACCCGCAAAGTATTTTCCTGGCCGGTCGCCTGCTACCCGACCTTCGATGCGATCGGCTCGCCCTATATCGAATGGCCAACGTTCTGGGCGGTTTCCCCGAATGGCGAGCGACGCGAGCTGGACGACGACCCGATCCGTGACGCCTATGGTTCGGCTCGCTTCGTCGAAGTCCTCAGACGTTTCGTTGATCGCAACGAGCCGGACGATCGGCTGCGGCAAGCGCTGTCGGTCTTCGTCGGATTATGGAAAGAGTCTGGCGATCTCGATACCGACAGCCCGCCTGAAGCGATCGAAGTAGTCCTCGCTCGCTACCATCTGACCGGTCCGCGACGCCCCAAGGAGCCGGAGTCGACGGAGAATCGATTTCTAATCAAGTGGAACGCAATCACTCCGTGA
- a CDS encoding potassium channel family protein gives MPVTLLHRIRRGVTFLGGFLVVAIVGYKFLTGGTWLDAVYFTVITVSTVGYGERSEVGPVVQLFTIAVILLGVAGVAYTFGLVVQSMVEGQINRALGLRRMTREIEHLTGHAIICGYGRIGQTLAQELARRDKPFVLIDQDLEITAAAADDGLLVVTGDATDEDVLLDAGILRANTVVVALKSDADNVFLTLTARNLNRKLKIIARGELAATEKKLLQAGADRVVLPAVIGARRMAALVTRPHAAELLEHFTDHEKLDAQLEELLIVPPCDMIGQSVREAAARQRHKLLVIGIRRADGRMLFNPEPDDRFENEDTLVVMGRRTDIEAFQRLHKI, from the coding sequence GTGCCCGTGACCCTTCTGCACCGCATCCGCCGAGGCGTGACTTTCCTAGGCGGCTTCTTAGTCGTGGCGATCGTCGGGTACAAATTCCTTACCGGCGGCACGTGGCTCGACGCCGTTTATTTCACCGTGATCACGGTCTCGACGGTCGGCTACGGCGAGCGGAGCGAGGTGGGGCCGGTCGTGCAGCTCTTCACGATTGCCGTGATCCTGCTCGGCGTTGCGGGCGTGGCATACACCTTCGGCCTCGTCGTCCAATCGATGGTCGAGGGGCAAATCAACCGGGCGCTGGGGCTCAGACGCATGACTCGCGAGATCGAACACCTGACGGGACACGCCATCATCTGCGGCTACGGCCGCATCGGGCAAACGCTCGCCCAGGAACTAGCGAGGCGCGACAAGCCGTTCGTGCTGATCGATCAAGACCTCGAAATCACCGCCGCGGCGGCCGACGATGGCCTGCTGGTCGTCACGGGCGACGCCACGGACGAGGACGTGCTCCTCGACGCGGGCATCCTGCGCGCCAACACCGTGGTGGTCGCGCTCAAGTCGGACGCCGACAACGTGTTCCTCACCCTCACGGCGCGCAACCTCAATCGCAAACTCAAGATCATCGCCCGCGGCGAACTGGCCGCTACGGAGAAGAAGCTCTTGCAAGCCGGGGCGGATCGCGTGGTGCTGCCGGCGGTGATCGGCGCCCGCCGGATGGCGGCTCTCGTCACGAGGCCGCACGCGGCCGAACTGCTGGAGCACTTCACCGACCACGAGAAGCTCGACGCGCAGCTCGAAGAGCTACTGATCGTGCCGCCGTGCGATATGATCGGTCAGAGCGTGCGCGAGGCGGCCGCCCGCCAGCGGCACAAGCTGCTGGTGATCGGCATCCGCCGAGCGGACGGCCGGATGTTGTTCAACCCCGAGCCGGACGACCGGTTTGAGAATGAGGACACGCTCGTGGTGATGGGCCGCCGGACGGACATTGAGGCCTTCCAGCGGCTGCATAAGATTTAG
- the argJ gene encoding bifunctional glutamate N-acetyltransferase/amino-acid acetyltransferase ArgJ → MADQFPKGFSGAGVYCGVKENTERLDLSLLVSDRPAVGVGVYTQNLVCAAPVVLDRKRTPCDNARVVVVNSGVANACTGAQGDRDALRMTELAAEAVGCDAEQALVMSTGVIGHHLPMDKIEAGVAAAAAKLGSDDASLDAAARGMMTTDTVPKVRSQTATFGDVECTLTGLAKGAAMIGPNMATMLSVVMTDANVRKEDAQAALSEAVVESFNCISVDGHTSTNDTVLLLCNGAAGGEPLEGKALSAFRATLLEVCEDLAQSIPADGEGATHLITVEVHGCATRDDAIRIGKTVADSPLVKTAIAGADPNWGRIVSAAGYAGVPFDPEHVALLINGMLVYEKGTPVEFDEAAVSESIRSSRDTLLVLLLGEGEASARFWTTDLTAEYVRLNADYRT, encoded by the coding sequence ATGGCGGACCAATTCCCCAAGGGATTCAGCGGCGCGGGCGTGTACTGCGGCGTGAAGGAAAACACCGAGCGGCTCGACTTGTCGCTGCTGGTGAGCGACCGCCCGGCGGTCGGCGTGGGCGTCTACACGCAGAACCTCGTTTGCGCCGCGCCGGTGGTGCTCGACCGCAAACGCACGCCGTGTGACAACGCCCGCGTGGTGGTCGTCAACTCGGGCGTGGCCAACGCCTGCACCGGCGCCCAGGGCGACCGCGACGCGCTGCGCATGACCGAGCTCGCCGCCGAGGCCGTCGGCTGCGACGCCGAGCAAGCGCTCGTGATGTCCACCGGCGTGATCGGCCACCACCTGCCGATGGACAAGATCGAGGCGGGCGTTGCGGCGGCGGCCGCCAAACTCGGCTCGGACGACGCCTCGCTCGACGCCGCGGCGCGCGGCATGATGACGACCGACACCGTGCCGAAGGTCCGCTCGCAGACCGCCACGTTCGGCGACGTGGAGTGCACGCTCACCGGCCTGGCCAAGGGCGCCGCGATGATCGGTCCCAACATGGCGACCATGCTGTCGGTCGTGATGACCGACGCCAATGTCCGCAAGGAGGACGCCCAGGCGGCCCTCAGCGAGGCGGTCGTCGAGTCGTTCAACTGCATCAGTGTCGATGGCCACACGAGCACCAACGACACGGTGCTGCTGCTCTGCAACGGCGCCGCCGGCGGCGAGCCTCTTGAGGGCAAGGCGCTCTCGGCCTTCCGGGCGACGTTGCTCGAAGTGTGCGAAGACCTCGCCCAGAGCATCCCCGCCGACGGCGAAGGGGCAACGCACCTGATCACCGTGGAGGTTCACGGCTGTGCGACGCGCGACGACGCGATCCGCATCGGCAAGACCGTGGCCGATAGTCCGCTGGTGAAAACCGCCATCGCGGGCGCCGACCCCAACTGGGGCCGCATCGTCTCGGCCGCCGGCTACGCCGGCGTTCCGTTCGACCCGGAGCACGTGGCGCTGCTGATCAACGGCATGCTGGTGTACGAGAAAGGGACCCCGGTCGAGTTCGACGAGGCGGCCGTCTCCGAGAGCATCCGCTCGAGCCGCGACACGCTGCTCGTGCTGCTGCTGGGCGAGGGCGAGGCCTCGGCACGCTTCTGGACCACCGACCTGACGGCCGAGTACGTAAGGCTCAACGCCGATTACCGGACCTAG
- the argC gene encoding N-acetyl-gamma-glutamyl-phosphate reductase — MVRVAVYGASGYTGLELLRLLARHPEAEVTALVSRQEDRPSIAEVHPSLRGVLDGLCLESLSPDEVAERADFAFACLPHAASAETCAALLGRGLKVVDLSADYRLTDRAVYEQWYGVTHPDPERIGKTPYGLPELYRDAIRGASLVANPGCYPTSAILPLAPLLKAGLIAPAGIVVDSATGVSGGGRTPKPVFHFPEANESYMAYGVGTHRHMPEIDQVLGDACGADLEVVFTPHLAPMDRGILSTCYADPVGDASSEALTAALREAYADEPFVTVVDASPSTKHVAHTNRVQIFAKRVRGKAVVVCAIDNLIKGASGAAVQNFNLMQGYAETTALD; from the coding sequence ATGGTGCGAGTCGCGGTATACGGCGCCTCCGGGTACACCGGGTTGGAGCTCCTTCGGTTGCTCGCGCGCCACCCCGAGGCCGAGGTCACCGCGCTCGTTTCACGGCAGGAAGACCGGCCCTCGATCGCCGAGGTCCACCCCTCGCTGCGTGGCGTGCTTGACGGCCTTTGCCTGGAGAGTCTCTCGCCGGACGAGGTGGCCGAACGGGCCGACTTCGCATTCGCCTGCTTGCCGCACGCCGCCAGCGCCGAAACCTGCGCCGCCCTGCTGGGGCGCGGCCTGAAGGTCGTCGATCTTTCGGCCGACTATCGGTTGACCGATCGGGCAGTCTACGAGCAGTGGTACGGCGTGACGCACCCCGACCCGGAACGGATCGGCAAGACGCCCTACGGATTGCCCGAGCTGTACCGCGACGCGATCCGCGGCGCGAGTCTCGTGGCGAACCCCGGCTGTTATCCAACGTCGGCCATTTTGCCGCTGGCGCCACTTTTGAAGGCGGGGCTGATCGCGCCCGCCGGCATCGTCGTCGACAGCGCGACCGGCGTATCGGGCGGCGGTCGCACGCCGAAGCCGGTGTTCCACTTCCCCGAGGCGAACGAAAGCTACATGGCGTACGGCGTCGGCACGCACCGCCACATGCCCGAGATCGACCAGGTGCTGGGCGACGCCTGCGGGGCGGATCTCGAGGTGGTGTTCACGCCCCACCTGGCGCCGATGGACCGCGGCATCTTGTCGACCTGCTACGCCGATCCCGTGGGCGACGCTTCGAGCGAGGCGCTCACCGCGGCGCTCCGCGAGGCGTACGCCGACGAGCCGTTCGTCACGGTCGTCGACGCTTCGCCCTCGACCAAGCACGTCGCTCACACGAACCGCGTGCAGATTTTCGCCAAGCGTGTGCGGGGCAAGGCGGTCGTCGTCTGTGCGATCGACAACCTGATCAAGGGCGCCTCGGGCGCCGCGGTGCAGAACTTCAATCTCATGCAAGGCTACGCCGAGACGACCGCGCTCGATTGA
- a CDS encoding phosphopantothenoylcysteine decarboxylase domain-containing protein, whose product MARILITSGPTRQHLDPVRYLTNASSGRMGAALAAAVLELGHEVVVVSGPVDVAYPDSAEVVPVISTEEMLAASRQAFESCDGLIGAAAPCDYRPEVVSQGKIAKTGQPLMLHLVETEDVVATLASAKGPRWVVGFALETEDHRLRALAKLERKHCDLMVSNGVEAMHSANNEVELLTPTGETVGHFVGPKEEVAKGILSVIQQRLITRTTG is encoded by the coding sequence ATGGCACGCATCCTGATCACCTCCGGCCCAACGCGCCAACACCTCGACCCGGTGCGTTATTTGACGAACGCCTCGAGCGGTCGGATGGGGGCGGCGCTGGCCGCCGCCGTCCTGGAGCTCGGCCACGAGGTGGTGGTTGTCTCAGGCCCGGTCGATGTCGCCTACCCCGATTCGGCCGAAGTCGTGCCGGTGATTTCAACCGAAGAGATGCTAGCGGCATCCCGCCAAGCATTTGAGAGCTGCGACGGGCTCATCGGCGCCGCGGCGCCGTGCGATTATCGGCCCGAGGTAGTCTCGCAGGGCAAGATCGCCAAGACGGGCCAGCCGCTCATGCTGCACCTGGTCGAAACCGAAGACGTGGTCGCCACACTGGCGTCGGCCAAGGGCCCGCGGTGGGTCGTCGGATTCGCTCTCGAGACCGAAGATCACCGCTTGCGGGCGCTCGCCAAGCTGGAGCGCAAGCATTGTGACCTGATGGTCTCGAACGGCGTGGAGGCGATGCATTCGGCTAATAACGAGGTCGAACTGCTCACCCCGACTGGCGAGACCGTGGGCCACTTCGTCGGCCCCAAGGAGGAGGTCGCCAAGGGGATCCTCAGCGTGATCCAGCAGCGCTTGATTACGCGTACAACGGGCTAA
- a CDS encoding bile acid:sodium symporter family protein, giving the protein MLLASYAVAYFAPATGQWLRGVSLNGGVTGSLSLSRVLLAALLALAGMGIDWTKLRESLEHPATLFTALAVKLIAPAVVVFLIAAALKGGPQPETAQLLLGLALIAAMPAAGSSPAWTQAAGGDVAVSVGLLVGSTVLGPLCGSLWLDGFAAAAGGDQLPDRLRVAVSGLSFLAWVIVPTAVGMALRHYLGTKVIARWKPYLRLAGAALLLLLIYVFASEAISRAMQRSAPSELASAVSLAALLCCSGFLFGWLTGRLSHSGHSSRVACVYGVGMHNNGIALLVADAVLPSDSAAFAPIIAYALVQHLLAGAVDALLAWRRG; this is encoded by the coding sequence CTGCTGCTCGCAAGCTACGCCGTGGCGTACTTCGCCCCGGCCACGGGCCAATGGCTGCGTGGCGTGTCGCTCAACGGCGGCGTGACGGGCAGCCTGTCGCTGTCGCGGGTGCTGCTGGCCGCCTTGTTGGCATTGGCCGGCATGGGGATCGATTGGACGAAGCTGCGCGAGTCGCTCGAGCACCCCGCGACGCTGTTCACCGCCTTGGCGGTCAAACTGATTGCTCCGGCCGTCGTCGTTTTCCTCATCGCCGCCGCGCTCAAGGGGGGCCCCCAGCCCGAGACCGCCCAGCTGCTGCTGGGACTGGCGCTGATCGCCGCGATGCCGGCCGCCGGCAGTTCGCCCGCCTGGACCCAAGCGGCCGGCGGCGACGTGGCCGTTTCGGTCGGCCTGCTCGTGGGTTCCACGGTGCTCGGCCCGCTTTGTGGCAGCCTGTGGCTCGACGGTTTCGCCGCCGCCGCGGGCGGCGACCAACTGCCCGACCGCTTGCGAGTGGCTGTCTCCGGCCTGTCGTTCTTGGCGTGGGTCATCGTGCCAACGGCTGTCGGCATGGCGCTGCGCCACTATTTGGGGACCAAGGTGATCGCCCGCTGGAAGCCCTACCTGCGTTTGGCTGGCGCCGCGTTGCTGCTCTTGCTCATTTACGTTTTCGCCTCCGAGGCGATCAGCCGCGCCATGCAACGCTCGGCCCCGAGCGAGTTGGCTTCGGCTGTGAGCCTCGCCGCCCTGCTCTGCTGCAGTGGGTTCCTGTTCGGCTGGCTCACCGGCCGCCTGAGCCACAGCGGCCACTCGTCTCGCGTGGCGTGCGTGTATGGCGTGGGGATGCACAACAACGGCATCGCCCTGCTGGTGGCCGACGCCGTGCTGCCGAGCGACTCGGCGGCGTTCGCCCCGATCATCGCCTACGCGTTGGTGCAGCACCTGCTGGCAGGCGCCGTCGACGCGCTTTTGGCGTGGCGGCGTGGCTAA
- a CDS encoding serine/threonine protein kinase, translating into MSEASEIDDLLDRWEDALEGGAPIDLATLCAHRPELLGELQRRVDALEAIDNRLEQTGMHGVTEGPGPNGAMRPVDEAVGDLVVAEGSYRGLRLLARGGLGVVYTGQDEKLHREVAVKFLQRRCSKDEASLRQFMVEAEVTSRLEHPGVVPVYGAGLTEDDRPFYAMRLIQGETLDDAIAEFHGAHDDPEADPAKADDRISPHDASRNLELRSLLTRFVSVCRTIAYAHNRGILHRDIKPANVMLGRYGETLVVDWGLAMAVGREGQFKHELEKTLMPMATSSMTESGSIAGTPAYMSPEQMSGDGTLSPAADIYALGATLYKLLTGRPPVEAPTLAELRQLVIRGEFDPPRRLAPGLSAALEAICLKAMALQPEKRYATAMELGDEVERYLADEPVAAYQEPFTRKVARWARRHRSVVQTAAAAVVSLLVLTTVFSGWQTRTAQRATVARHDGLISRASLAANALGSELDRRMLILDIASRDRELRLALKAAYKDPENREKWMAVNEWLFEQRNYWLEKRGLASYNWFVNLDDGRGTQIARAPLINPTTGKEFDSYGDTYAHREYFHGLGPVTPDLRQDEIEPIRQPQLVAPFSGTHGEPVVVFSVPIFPPDASDGRPIGVLGMAVQVFDITGLDANLGENQLLTIAHTNLDFFVKPNTRYGLIMQHEHFHRAARAGAASSGELPLYHPVWLIQEVIEEINGHDEEPFLMENYHDALAETDPEYSGEWLAAIAPVRFAGRNGKLTGWCVLLQERP; encoded by the coding sequence ATGAGTGAAGCCTCGGAAATCGACGACCTGCTCGACCGCTGGGAGGATGCCCTGGAGGGCGGGGCCCCGATCGACCTCGCCACGCTCTGCGCCCACCGCCCCGAGCTGCTGGGCGAACTGCAGCGACGCGTCGACGCTCTCGAGGCGATCGACAATCGCCTCGAGCAGACCGGCATGCACGGAGTGACCGAGGGGCCCGGGCCCAACGGCGCCATGCGGCCTGTCGATGAGGCGGTTGGCGACTTGGTCGTCGCCGAGGGGTCGTACCGCGGCTTGCGGCTGTTGGCCCGCGGCGGTTTGGGCGTCGTTTACACCGGGCAAGACGAGAAGCTGCACCGCGAGGTGGCGGTCAAGTTCCTCCAGCGACGCTGCTCGAAGGACGAGGCGTCGCTGCGTCAGTTTATGGTCGAGGCCGAGGTCACGAGCCGTCTCGAACACCCCGGCGTGGTGCCGGTTTACGGTGCGGGGCTGACCGAAGACGACCGGCCGTTCTACGCGATGCGGCTGATCCAAGGCGAGACACTCGACGACGCGATTGCCGAGTTCCACGGCGCCCACGACGACCCCGAGGCCGACCCCGCTAAAGCCGACGACCGGATCTCGCCGCACGACGCCTCACGCAACCTTGAGCTGCGGTCGCTGCTCACGAGGTTCGTATCGGTTTGCCGGACGATCGCCTACGCCCACAACCGCGGCATCCTGCACCGCGACATCAAGCCGGCCAACGTGATGCTCGGCCGCTACGGCGAGACGCTCGTGGTCGACTGGGGGCTGGCGATGGCGGTCGGGCGCGAGGGGCAGTTCAAGCACGAGCTCGAGAAGACGCTCATGCCGATGGCCACCAGCAGCATGACCGAGTCGGGCAGCATCGCCGGCACGCCGGCCTACATGAGCCCCGAGCAGATGTCGGGCGACGGCACTTTGAGCCCGGCGGCCGACATCTACGCCCTGGGGGCGACGCTGTACAAACTGCTCACAGGTCGGCCGCCCGTCGAGGCGCCCACCCTCGCCGAGCTCAGGCAGCTGGTGATCCGCGGCGAGTTCGATCCGCCTCGCCGGCTGGCGCCCGGCTTGTCGGCGGCGCTCGAGGCGATTTGCCTTAAGGCGATGGCCCTGCAACCGGAGAAGCGTTACGCCACGGCGATGGAGCTTGGCGACGAGGTCGAGCGCTATCTAGCCGACGAACCGGTGGCGGCCTACCAAGAGCCATTCACACGCAAGGTGGCGCGCTGGGCGCGGCGACACCGTTCGGTGGTGCAGACGGCCGCGGCGGCGGTCGTGTCGCTGCTGGTGCTCACGACGGTCTTCTCCGGCTGGCAGACACGCACCGCCCAACGGGCGACCGTCGCCCGGCACGACGGGCTAATCTCGCGCGCCAGCCTAGCGGCCAACGCCCTGGGTTCAGAACTCGATCGGCGGATGCTGATCCTCGACATCGCCAGTCGTGACCGCGAGCTCCGCCTCGCGTTGAAAGCGGCGTACAAGGACCCGGAGAACCGCGAGAAGTGGATGGCGGTCAACGAGTGGCTCTTCGAGCAGCGGAACTACTGGCTCGAGAAACGGGGGTTGGCCTCGTACAACTGGTTCGTGAACCTCGACGACGGGCGCGGCACCCAGATCGCCCGCGCCCCGCTCATCAACCCCACCACAGGGAAGGAATTCGACAGCTACGGCGATACCTACGCCCACCGAGAATACTTCCATGGTCTGGGCCCGGTCACGCCCGACTTGCGGCAAGACGAGATCGAGCCGATCCGCCAGCCGCAGCTTGTCGCCCCGTTCAGCGGCACGCACGGCGAGCCGGTCGTGGTGTTCAGCGTGCCGATCTTCCCGCCGGACGCCTCCGACGGCAGGCCGATCGGCGTCTTGGGCATGGCCGTCCAAGTGTTCGATATCACGGGCCTCGACGCGAACCTCGGAGAGAACCAGTTGCTGACGATCGCTCACACCAACCTCGACTTCTTCGTCAAGCCGAACACCCGGTACGGCCTGATTATGCAGCACGAACACTTCCACCGGGCCGCGCGGGCGGGCGCAGCGTCGAGCGGCGAGCTGCCGCTCTACCACCCCGTGTGGCTCATTCAGGAGGTGATCGAGGAGATCAACGGCCATGACGAGGAACCGTTCTTGATGGAGAACTACCACGACGCCCTTGCCGAGACCGACCCGGAGTACAGCGGCGAGTGGCTCGCGGCGATCGCGCCGGTGCGATTCGCCGGCCGCAACGGCAAGCTGACGGGCTGGTGCGTGCTGCTGCAAGAACGGCCGTGA